In the genome of Thunnus maccoyii chromosome 15, fThuMac1.1, whole genome shotgun sequence, one region contains:
- the LOC121913506 gene encoding brevican core protein-like, with product MLLRRIRHVQILLCAVCHLTLAFPAQTPSAYDDVQSLKVKIPYTGPVSLPLGSAVSIPCTVSLSSAPTTSSSPAEPRVKWTVVSGGVETLILVARGQRVKVNETYRARADLLNYNSSPEDLSLWLGDLRSSDSGHYRCEVQQGLEDASDLIQLKVKGVVFHYRDDLGRYAFSFHQAKKACESIGAEIATPDQLLLAYYDGYEQCDAGWLADQSVRYPIQVPREGCYGDMDGQPGVRNYGTMDPVDLFDVYCYVEETDGEVFHDPIPQKLSFDEAQSYCRAAGAQLATTAQLYMAWSEGLDRCSPGWLSDGSVRFPIITPRDRCGGPQAGVKTVYRFRNQTGFPEPSSLHDVYCFRDNKKTATDSPVDYIATEPEDIGQDVVILVEADQELKLSQNTEQVEREAKSVLKSFPFFSMPSTEENLVETHPTFMSDTTESPLNSTSTLDPLQSFDETSPSTEMSDSSQDPTALITTIINSTETYNSPHNTSLLITFYNETDSQQNLNFTFHHSDPESTTGFPELPNDTHTHNQTVPDTNPVESTQPTEKPQQMQETNLDFNTTHANYTEMDSNHTQEENILEATSMIVDSMLQSKLNETVVDDPVQVSFSTQLPREDRELVTQSTQTTNSPTKERTSLWIPLDGSGDNSQENDLDTEAVTFIPTSNSSTSSPATQQSLASASSTPAESQTAVPEPTLSSGSRPSDKPGMDILSTAAHLWESSISRQEGSTSLEIEDTVTMESNEKQLHPTKSEDKLISGVSSATTASPKESNTSLAPVNSTTAHYQTSDYRVHLDTATATYEEASGYEPEIVAVTIGEDDKVASILEENVTVSQTLEEGGKVIPTFEEEAKSAPTSEEEFTASPTLEEEAKSVPTSEEEFTATPTLEEEAKSVPTSEEEFTATPTLEEEVKVVPTLEEDFTATPTLEEDVKVVLTLEEGFTATPTLEEEVKVVPTLEEDLTVTPTLEEDFTATPTIEEKVKVVPTVEEDLTAAPTPEEEAEIAPIFEEEVKVVPTLEDDFTANPTLEEEAKVTSTSEEDLTSTPTLQEEVKVVLTLEEDFTATPTLQEEVKVVPTLEEEFTATPTPEEETKIAPIFEEELKVVPAHEDNFTATLIFEEEHVTVATTLEDKVTVSPTSEEELTVFPLDSQTSKWALQTTTSAPQESQNDLEYSRKTSAAPDSPSSTKPTATTTKTTTTTTHWSRRTWSPTTSTPKVFQQTAEPQKVTALIPPVDQGLVDVEFSLTQLPTLLILPNERAAVGGTGKASGNVKATLISLTALFLLRDTRREEEQKQGPGSTPEPVRCTSKRIERDLRSLSSYACVNDPCLNGGTCTDAGGQIKCLCLPTYGGEFCQMDLERCEPGWDKFHGFCYRHFSQRLSWEVAEQHCRMQGAHLVSIMTPEEQGYINSNYKEYQWTGLNDKTIEDDFRWSDGNPLLYENWYRGQPDSYFLSGEDCVVMVWHDDGRWSDVPCNYHLSYTCKKGTSSCGPPPKVRNAFIFGKSRQRYETNAVVRYHCAQGFHQKLNPLIKCLPGGSWERPQILCIPESGAPTQHPDVTSPTNNNSAASEDELEVTKESPQYWDIKF from the exons ACATGTCCAAATACTTCTCTGCGCAGTCTGTCATCTCACTCTGGCCTTTCCTGCCCAAACTCCATCTGCATATG atgATGTCCAGTCTCTCAAGGTGAAGATCCCATACACAGGTCCAGTTTCTCTCCCACTGGGCAGCGCTGTCTCCATCCCCTGCACGGTGTCTCTGTCCTCCGCACcaaccacctcctcctcccctgctgAACCGCGGGTCAAGTGGACTGTGGTGTCCGGAGGGGTGGAGACGCTGATCTTAGTGGCGCGGGGTCAAAGGGTGAAGGTCAACGAGACGTACCGAGCCCGTGCCGATTTGCTCAACTACAATTCCTCCCCTGAAGACCTGTCACTGTGGTTGGGAGATTTGCGCTCCAGTGACTCCGGTCATTATCGCTGTGAGGTACAGCAGGGCCTGGAGGACGCTAGTGACCTCATCCAACTCAAGGTCAAAG gTGTTGTGTTTCACTACAGGGATGATTTGGGCCGGTACGCGTTTTCCTTCCATCAGGCCAAGAAGGCTTGTGAGTCCATCGGGGCAGAAATTGCAACACCTGACCAACTGCTGTTAGCTTATTATGACGGCTACGAGCAGTGTGATGCAGGCTGGCTGGCAGACCAGTCTGTCAG GTACCCAATCCAAGTTCCCCGTGAAGGTTGCTATGGAGACATGGATGGCCAACCAGGAGTGAGAAACTATGGGACAATGGATCCAGTTGATCTATTTGATGTGTACTGTTATGTGGAAGAAACTGATG gGGAGGTGTTCCACGACCCCATCCCACAGAAGTTGTCATTTGATGAAGCTCAGTCATATTGCAGAGCTGCTGGGGCACAGCTGGCTACGACAGCACAGCTGTACATGGCATGGAGTGAAGGTCTGGACCGCTGCAGCCCTGGCTGGCTGTCTGATGGCAGTGTGCGATTTCCCATCATAACCCCTCGAGACCGATGTGGAGGGCCTCAGGCAGGTGTCAAAACCGTCTACCGCTTCCGCAACCAAACGGGTTTCCCAGAGCCATCCAGCCTTCATGATGTTTATTGTTTCAGAG ATAATAAGAAAACGGCCACTGACTCTCCTGTGGACTACATTGCCACAGAGCCTGAGGACATTGGACAAGATGTTGTTATTCTTGTAGAAGCAGATCAAGAACTGAAACTAAGCCAAAACACAGAGCAAGTGGAGCGAGAGGCTAAGAGTGTGCTCAAATCGTTCCCATTTTTCTCCATGCCCTCCACTGAGGAAAACCTAGTTGAAACACACCCAACATTTATGTCAGACACAACAGAGTCTCCCTTAAACTCCACATCTACATTGGACCCCCTCCAGTCTTTTGACGAAACGTCACCTTCTACAGAAATGAGCGACAGCTCCCAAGATCCTACTGCGCTGATAACCACCATCATCAATAGCACAGAAACCTACAATTCCCCACATAACACATCATTGCTAATCACTTTTTACAACGAAACAGATTCCCAACAGAACTTGAACTTCACCTTTCACCACTCTGACCCTGAAAGCACCACAGGGTTCCCCGAATTGCCAaatgacactcacacacataaccAGACAGTACCAGACACAAACCCTGTAGAGAGTACACAGCCAACTGAGAAGCCACAGCAAATGCAAGAGACCAACTTGGATTTTAACACCACTCATGCCAATTACACTGAGATGGACAGCAACCATACTCAAGAGGAGAATATCCTGGAAGCAACCTCTATGATCGTTGACTCCATGCTTCAGTCGAAGCTGAATGAAACAGTAGTAGATGATCCTGTGCAGGTGTCTTTCTCAACTCAGTTGCcaagagaggacagagagctTGTTACACAATCAACCCAAACTACTAATTCCCCCACCAAAGAGCGCACCTCACTGTGGATCCCTCTGGATGGGTCTGGAGATAATTCACAAG AAAATGACCTTGACACGGAAGCAGTCACTTTCATCCCTACATCAAATTCCTCCACTTCCAGCCCTGCCACGCAACAGTCACTTGCTTCAGCCAGCAGCACTCCTGCTGAGTCTCAGACAGCAGTCCCTGAACCAACCCTCTCATCTGGGTCGCGCCCTTCTGACAAACCAGGCATGGATATCCTCTCCACAGCAGCGCACTTGTGGGAATCCTCCATTTCTAGACAAGAGGGTAGCACAAGCTTAGAAATTGAAGACACTGTCACCATGGAAAGTAATGAAAAGCAGCTGCATCCAACAAAGTCTGAAGACAAGCTAATTTCTGGAGTAAGTTCAGCTACCACTGCATCTCCAAAGGAGTCAAACACCTCTCTAGCCCCTGTAAATTCCACCACAGCACATTATCAGACATCAGATTACAGAGTACATTTGGATACTGCAACTGCAACTTATGAAGAGGCAAGTGGATATGAACCTGAAATAGTTGCTGTAACCATTGGAGAGGATGATAAAGTTGCCTCAATCCTTGAAGAGAACGTTACAGTTAGTCAAACCCTTGAAGAGGGAGGTAAAGTCATCCCAACCTTTGAAGAGGAAGCTAAATCAGCCCCAACCTCTGAGGAGGAATTTACAGCTTCTCCAACTCTTGAAGAAGAAGCTAAATCAGTGCCAACATCTGAGGAGGAATTTACAGCTACCCCAACTCTTGAAGAAGAAGCTAAATCAGTCCCAACCTCTGAGGAGGAATTTACAGCTACCCCAACTCTTGAAGAAGAAGTTAAAGTTGTCCCAACTCTTGAGGAGGATTTTACAGCTACCCCAACTCTTGAAGAAGACGTTAAAGTTGTCCTAACTCTTGAAGAGGGTTTTACAGCTACCCCAACTCTTGAAGAAGAAGTTAAAGTTGTCCCAACTCTTGAAGAGGATCTTACAGTTACCCCAACTCTTGAGGAGGATTTTACAGCTACCCCAACTATTGAAGAGAAAGTTAAAGTTGTCCCAACTGTTGAAGAGGACCTTACAGCTGCCCCAACTCCTGAAGAGGAAGCTGAAATTGCCCCAATCTTTGAGGAAGAAGTTAAAGTTGTCCCAACTCTTGAAGACGATTTCACAGCTAACCCAACCCTCGAAGAAGAAGCTAAAGTTACCTCAACCTCCGAAGAGGATCTTACATCTACCCCAACTCTTCAAGAAGAAGTTAAAGTTGTCCTAACTCTTGAAGAGGATTTTACAGCTACCCCAACTCTTCAAGAAGAAGTTAAGGTTGTCCCAACCCTTGAAGAGGAATTTACTGCTACCCCAACTCCTGAAGAGGAAACTAAAATTGCCCCAATCTTTGAAGAAGAACTTAAAGTTGTCCCTGCTCATGAAGATAATTTTACAGCTACCCTAATCTTTGAAGAAGAGCATGTTACAGTTGCAACAACCCTTGAAGACAAAGTTACAGTTAGCCCAACCTCTGAGGAGGAACTTACCGTCTTCCCTCTCGATTCACAAACATCTAAGTGGGCTCTGCAGACCACCACATCTGCACCCCAAGAGTCTCAGAATGATCTTGagtacagcagaaaaacatcagcagcTCCAGATTCCCCCTCCAGTACAAAGCCCACTGCTACCACCACAaagaccaccaccaccaccacacactggTCCAGACGCACCTGGAGCCCGACCACCTCTACACCCAAAGTTTTCCAACAGACGGCTGAGCCCCAGAAGGTGACAGCCCTCATACCACCAGTGGATCAAGGTCTGGTGGATGTTGAGTTTAGTCTCACCCAGCTGCCCACCCTGCTTATCTTGCCCAATGAGAGGGCAGCTGTAGGCGGTACAGGGAAAGCTTCAGGTAATGTTAAAGCCACTCTCATCAGCCTAACCGCCCTCTTCTTGCTACGCGAC AccagaagagaagaagaacagaaacaaGGTCCGGGATCGACCCCAGAACCTGTGCGATGCACCAGCAAGAGGATTGAACGGGACCTGAGGAGTTTGTCCTCAT ATGCCTGTGTGAACGACCCCTGTCTCAATGGAGGCACCTGTACTGACGCAGGCGGGCAGATTAAATGCCTCTGTTTGCCAACGTATGGAGGAGAATTCTGTCAGATGG acctggagcGATGTGAACCAGGCTGGGACAAGTTTCATGGCTTCTGCTACCGACACTTCAGCCAGCGTCTGAGCTGGGAGGTCGCAGAGCAGCACTGTCGCATGCAGGGAGCTCACCTGGTATCCATCATGACCCCTGAGGAGCAAGGTTACATCAACA GTAACTATAAAGAATACCAGTGGACTGGTCTGAATGATAAAACCATCGAGGATGATTTCCGCTGGTCTGATGGCAACCCGCTG